In Edaphobacter aggregans, the sequence GGTTCCTACGAGGTTGCGGACCATGTGGTGGAGGAAGCCTGAGCCGGTGACTCGGTAGATGAAGAGATCGTTGTCGCTGCGCCAGGAGGATTCGAAGATGGTGCGGGTGGAGCAGGGAGTAGGGAGTAGGGAATAGGGAATAGAAGGCGGGTCTGGGGATTCGACGGACTGTGCTTCGCGGGCGGTTAGATCGGGGTCGGCGGCGGCGAAGGAGGTGAAGTCGTGGGTGCCAAGGACGTAGGCTGCGGCTTGCTGGAGTGTGGCGAGGTCGAGGGGCCAAGGGCAGTCCCATACGTAGGGAGCGAGCATGGGGGAGCAGATGGGGGTGGTGGCGATGCGGTACTCATAGGTTTTGCGGAGGGCGCTGTGGCGGGCGTGGAAGTCTTCGGGTGCCTGCTCGACGGAGAGGATGCGGATGCTGGATGGGAGGGCTCGATTGAGGGCTTTGTGGAGATTGGGTGCGGGGATGGGTGCTGCGAGCGAGAAGGAGGCTACCTGGGCGAGGGCGTGGACGCCTGCGTCGGTGCGGCCGGAGCCCTGGGGTAGAACGGTCTCTCCGGTAATGTGATGGATGGCCTGAGCGAGAGTGCCTTGCACCGTGGGGAGATTGGGCTGGATCTGCCATCCGTTGAACGGTGTTCCGTCGTAAGTGAGGATTGTTTTCCAACGTGTCATGCGATGTTCGG encodes:
- a CDS encoding tRNA pseudouridine synthase A, whose product is MTRWKTILTYDGTPFNGWQIQPNLPTVQGTLAQAIHHITGETVLPQGSGRTDAGVHALAQVASFSLAAPIPAPNLHKALNRALPSSIRILSVEQAPEDFHARHSALRKTYEYRIATTPICSPMLAPYVWDCPWPLDLATLQQAAAYVLGTHDFTSFAAADPDLTAREAQSVESPDPPSIPYSLLPTPCSTRTIFESSWRSDNDLFIYRVTGSGFLHHMVRNLVGTFVEAGRGRISANSIPVILLAQNRAAAGPTAPARGLFLVEVEY